CTTCTTGTTGTCACGAGCGGCGTTTCCAGCCAACTCCAGGATCTCAGCAGTAAGATACTCGAGCACAGCGGCGAGATAAACTGGAGCCCCAGCACCAACGCGCTCTCCGTAGTTACCCTTGCGAAGAAGTCTGTGAACACGGCCGACGGGAAACTGAAGCCCGGCTCTGGATGATCGAGTCTTAGCCTTTGCTCTGGCCTTACCACCGGTTTTGCCTCTGCCGCTCATTTTCGTGATAAGAGTTCGTTGCTTTCTAATAGGAAGAAACAGATGAACATAAATCAAGCCGCTTCTGtttttagtatttatgcatgcTTGCTGTTCGCCGATTGGTTAGAGTCTGTAAAAAGTTTAAACCAATCACTGAACTTCCCTCCAAAAAACAACGCCCACCCCTTTCTATTTGTGTCCGGGCGCACAGCTGTGACCGGAAACAACAACGGCGGCGCGAAACACAGTGACGTCACATGGTTCGGATGAATAATGTATCATTACATGAATTAACCCTTTGATGCACAACTTGTTTCTAAAATGACCCATGTTTATTTCCTATACAATTTCAATCACGCCAGAGTGTTTCTTTGCTAAATCtttcaaataaatatattttgtcctTTATTATTTCAGGTATTGTTTTTATATCttgttttttactttctacataaattTGTCACAGATGGGTCAGAAATGACGCATGCAAAAATGTCTAAATATCAAAGATTTCTAATATCTATCATATTTAATGTGATAAACTATTCACCTGCTACACATTTCACAACTCAACAACGctgttttatatatttgatgTACATGTTTTACCACAGAAAATATTTGATATATAGTGAAAGATAACTGGGAATCTGTTACTAGTTAGAAAGAGAAGCATGTGCAATACTATCAGCTAACTTCTTGTTGACATATTTGacataaatacatttcaaataGGTTGTTATTATATATAA
The DNA window shown above is from Paramisgurnus dabryanus chromosome 23, PD_genome_1.1, whole genome shotgun sequence and carries:
- the LOC135787964 gene encoding histone H2A-like; this translates as MSGRGKTGGKARAKAKTRSSRAGLQFPVGRVHRLLRKGNYGERVGAGAPVYLAAVLEYLTAEILELAGNAARDNKKTRIIPRHLQLAVRNDEELNKLLGRVTIAQGGVLPNIQAVLLPKKTEKPAKAK